TATATTCCAGCGATTGAGTTCAACGAAACCTCTGAGCCTACCGAATACTACTGGACACTTTGGAAACTGCCTTTGTTCAATGCTAGAAGCACTCAAGAAGTACTGAGCGAAGTTCAAGCTTGCCGTTCTCAGTATCCCAGCAACTACATCCGTGTTGTTGGTTTCGATAACATTAAGCAGTGCCAAATTCTCAGCTTTATTGTTCACAAACCCAGCAGATACTAAAGCTGACAAGCTTTAACTGATTGACATATCTCCCTGATAAGAGAGGTAGAATTATCTACTTCTCTTCTTTGTATAAGAAAAACTAATCATTAACACTGCTCTAACCAAGCAATGCGATCGCACATTTAAGGATCAAAAAAAGCAGCTACAACCCGAAAACCACAGAGCCGCAGTCCACCATCCGCTTCATTCCAGCTACGGCTAGCACTGCGACACGATTCCGGGCTAAAACTCCAAGAACCACCACGCAACACTCGGCGGTGCATATCTCCCCCTACTTCCCAAATCGATCCATCAGTGGGAGCACCATCGTAATTTTTATGCCAAGGATCGGCACACCATTCCCAAACTAATCCATGCATATCATATAAGCCAAAAGCATTCGCTAAACCAAAATGACCCACAGGAGTAGTTTCTTTACGGTGTTTGCTTCT
This genomic interval from Chlorogloeopsis sp. ULAP01 contains the following:
- a CDS encoding ribulose bisphosphate carboxylase small subunit, producing MQTLPKERRYETLSYLPPLSDAQIAKQIQYILNQGYIPAIEFNETSEPTEYYWTLWKLPLFNARSTQEVLSEVQACRSQYPSNYIRVVGFDNIKQCQILSFIVHKPSRY